A portion of the Vicinamibacterales bacterium genome contains these proteins:
- a CDS encoding zf-HC2 domain-containing protein, whose protein sequence is MMASSCRHIRRQLSAFHDGELPVGEQIAVQAHLRECPACATEARDFDAIGASLRVGAVSSVVDSEVWGGLPSIVVSRLKAEHDQSFTGVTGRVFEDLHLVWAALGATGATVACLAIIFTIFYYATSWPAGSNQNPVVMDTRMSLPTAYATDVFPAAAMQDEEESVFALAAVVTREGRIANLRLVDPSSKKQSREDRQAVLDMLDAISKARFEPARYAGSPVAVRMVWLYAHLTVRGKMPELPRNPGRTTIAIPERTIRRTTLAVA, encoded by the coding sequence ATGATGGCGAGTAGTTGTCGTCACATCCGTCGCCAGTTGTCCGCGTTCCACGATGGCGAACTGCCGGTCGGCGAACAGATCGCCGTTCAGGCGCACCTGCGGGAATGTCCGGCGTGTGCGACCGAGGCTCGGGATTTCGATGCCATCGGAGCCTCGTTGCGCGTCGGGGCGGTGTCGTCGGTCGTCGATTCCGAGGTCTGGGGCGGACTGCCGTCGATCGTCGTCAGCCGACTGAAGGCCGAGCACGACCAGTCCTTCACCGGGGTGACTGGCCGGGTGTTCGAGGATCTGCACCTCGTGTGGGCCGCACTTGGTGCAACGGGCGCGACGGTGGCCTGCTTGGCCATCATCTTCACCATCTTCTACTACGCGACGTCCTGGCCGGCCGGGTCGAATCAGAACCCGGTGGTCATGGATACTCGGATGAGTTTGCCGACCGCCTATGCCACCGACGTGTTCCCTGCCGCGGCGATGCAGGACGAGGAGGAATCGGTCTTTGCGCTGGCCGCCGTGGTGACGCGCGAGGGGCGGATTGCCAACCTCAGGCTCGTGGATCCGAGCAGCAAGAAGCAGTCGCGGGAAGATCGGCAGGCCGTGCTCGACATGCTCGACGCCATCTCGAAGGCGCGCTTCGAACCGGCCCGGTATGCGGGATCGCCGGTGGCTGTCCGGATGGTCTGGCTCTACGCCCATCTCACCGTGCGCGGTAAGATGCCGGAATTGCCGCGAAACCCGGGCCGCACGACGATTGCGATTCCCGAGCGCACGATCCGCCGGACGACGCTGGCCGTGGCTTGA